A stretch of the Hippoglossus hippoglossus isolate fHipHip1 chromosome 1, fHipHip1.pri, whole genome shotgun sequence genome encodes the following:
- the tmem192 gene encoding transmembrane protein 192 isoform X3, producing the protein MTRSTEEDSLVDGPLISADALHSVIRREFQTLPTHCYAALLFLLHVVFVVLSVCVAVLCVLKLGDAEECKSVLGDVPGDSVVVYGKVCLWVLVLVFTRCAQHHHGQARRRGYLLFYRQTQGLNQLPLAAHSAGNASLLVVLASRFSPPVHTYILLSIVVLELLVAMPCLFYYSVKVMRFNGERAAPDVSQEEHTHNYSIMSLPTETGFREGSSLEEVVEKQADLIEYLKQHNTLLSRRLLNLTAQH; encoded by the exons ATGACGCGCAGCACAGAAGAAGATTCTCTGGTGGATGGACCCCTGATCTCTGCGGACGCCCTCCACTCTGTCATCAGGAGAGAGTTTCAGACCCTGCCGACACACTGCTATGCTGcgctgctgtttctgctgcat gTTGTGTTCGTGGTGTTGTCGGTGTGTGTGGCGGTGCTGTGTGTGTTAAAATTGGGCGACGCGGAGGAGTGTAAGAGTGTGTTGGGTGACGTGCCTGGTGACAGCGTGGTCGTGTACGGGaaggtgtgtttgtgggtgctggtgctggtgttCACCCGCTGTGCACAGCACCATCACGGTCAGGCCAGGAGAAGAGGATACCTGCTGttctacagacagacacaaggaCTGAATCAACTCCCACTCGCCGCTCACTCTGCAG GGAACGCTTCGCTGTTGGTTGTTCTGGCATCAAGATTTTCTCCGCCTGTCCACACCTACATTCTGCTCAGCATCGtggtgctggagctgctggtggcAATGCCATGTCTCTTCTATTACTCAG tCAAGGTGATGCGGTTCAACGGGGAGCGAGCCGCACCGGACGTAAGCCAAGAAGAGCACACGCACAACTACAGTATCATGAGTCTGCCGACTGAGACCGGCTTCAG agagggCTCAAgtctggaggaggtggtggagaagcAGGCCGACCTGATCGAGTACCTGAAGCAGCACAACACCTTACTGAGCAGGAGGCTGCTCAACCTGACCGCTCAACACTGA
- the tmem192 gene encoding transmembrane protein 192 isoform X1, whose amino-acid sequence MESTGRSLYSQAGTSVDMTRSTEEDSLVDGPLISADALHSVIRREFQTLPTHCYAALLFLLHVVFVVLSVCVAVLCVLKLGDAEECKSVLGDVPGDSVVVYGKVCLWVLVLVFTRCAQHHHGQARRRGYLLFYRQTQGLNQLPLAAHSAGNASLLVVLASRFSPPVHTYILLSIVVLELLVAMPCLFYYSVKVMRFNGERAAPDVSQEEHTHNYSIMSLPTETGFREGSSLEEVVEKQADLIEYLKQHNTLLSRRLLNLTAQH is encoded by the exons ATGGAGTCGACGGGACGCTCGCTTTATTCA CAGGCGGGCACGTCAGTCGACATGACGCGCAGCACAGAAGAAGATTCTCTGGTGGATGGACCCCTGATCTCTGCGGACGCCCTCCACTCTGTCATCAGGAGAGAGTTTCAGACCCTGCCGACACACTGCTATGCTGcgctgctgtttctgctgcat gTTGTGTTCGTGGTGTTGTCGGTGTGTGTGGCGGTGCTGTGTGTGTTAAAATTGGGCGACGCGGAGGAGTGTAAGAGTGTGTTGGGTGACGTGCCTGGTGACAGCGTGGTCGTGTACGGGaaggtgtgtttgtgggtgctggtgctggtgttCACCCGCTGTGCACAGCACCATCACGGTCAGGCCAGGAGAAGAGGATACCTGCTGttctacagacagacacaaggaCTGAATCAACTCCCACTCGCCGCTCACTCTGCAG GGAACGCTTCGCTGTTGGTTGTTCTGGCATCAAGATTTTCTCCGCCTGTCCACACCTACATTCTGCTCAGCATCGtggtgctggagctgctggtggcAATGCCATGTCTCTTCTATTACTCAG tCAAGGTGATGCGGTTCAACGGGGAGCGAGCCGCACCGGACGTAAGCCAAGAAGAGCACACGCACAACTACAGTATCATGAGTCTGCCGACTGAGACCGGCTTCAG agagggCTCAAgtctggaggaggtggtggagaagcAGGCCGACCTGATCGAGTACCTGAAGCAGCACAACACCTTACTGAGCAGGAGGCTGCTCAACCTGACCGCTCAACACTGA
- the apela gene encoding apelin receptor early endogenous ligand, which yields MRIFNLFYVLLLLAAAVASVSSARPGKHLQKRRYHRHHCPHRRCLPLHSRVPFP from the exons ATGAGGATCTTCAACCTGTTCTACGTGCTCCTGCTGCTTGCAGCCGCTGTGGCATCAGTCTCCTCCGCCAGACCAGGTAAGCATCTCCAAAA GAGAAGGTACCACAGACACCACTGCCCCCACAGGCGCTGCTTGCCCCTCCACTCGAGGGTCCCCTTCCCCTGA
- the tmem192 gene encoding transmembrane protein 192 isoform X2: MESTGRSLYSAGTSVDMTRSTEEDSLVDGPLISADALHSVIRREFQTLPTHCYAALLFLLHVVFVVLSVCVAVLCVLKLGDAEECKSVLGDVPGDSVVVYGKVCLWVLVLVFTRCAQHHHGQARRRGYLLFYRQTQGLNQLPLAAHSAGNASLLVVLASRFSPPVHTYILLSIVVLELLVAMPCLFYYSVKVMRFNGERAAPDVSQEEHTHNYSIMSLPTETGFREGSSLEEVVEKQADLIEYLKQHNTLLSRRLLNLTAQH; this comes from the exons ATGGAGTCGACGGGACGCTCGCTTTATTCA GCGGGCACGTCAGTCGACATGACGCGCAGCACAGAAGAAGATTCTCTGGTGGATGGACCCCTGATCTCTGCGGACGCCCTCCACTCTGTCATCAGGAGAGAGTTTCAGACCCTGCCGACACACTGCTATGCTGcgctgctgtttctgctgcat gTTGTGTTCGTGGTGTTGTCGGTGTGTGTGGCGGTGCTGTGTGTGTTAAAATTGGGCGACGCGGAGGAGTGTAAGAGTGTGTTGGGTGACGTGCCTGGTGACAGCGTGGTCGTGTACGGGaaggtgtgtttgtgggtgctggtgctggtgttCACCCGCTGTGCACAGCACCATCACGGTCAGGCCAGGAGAAGAGGATACCTGCTGttctacagacagacacaaggaCTGAATCAACTCCCACTCGCCGCTCACTCTGCAG GGAACGCTTCGCTGTTGGTTGTTCTGGCATCAAGATTTTCTCCGCCTGTCCACACCTACATTCTGCTCAGCATCGtggtgctggagctgctggtggcAATGCCATGTCTCTTCTATTACTCAG tCAAGGTGATGCGGTTCAACGGGGAGCGAGCCGCACCGGACGTAAGCCAAGAAGAGCACACGCACAACTACAGTATCATGAGTCTGCCGACTGAGACCGGCTTCAG agagggCTCAAgtctggaggaggtggtggagaagcAGGCCGACCTGATCGAGTACCTGAAGCAGCACAACACCTTACTGAGCAGGAGGCTGCTCAACCTGACCGCTCAACACTGA